Proteins encoded together in one Diabrotica undecimpunctata isolate CICGRU chromosome 3, icDiaUnde3, whole genome shotgun sequence window:
- the LOC140436907 gene encoding uncharacterized protein: MNFTSMRICMAIEANSSDSKKNVYKFKWLQPTGSRFYYEIPFEKQLQIDHSELFHLKKVKNILASMKTRGSFRTCTIALEDNLKEIYFDSDGDVVYQSEYLQQTLLPVYEKIETAEQFPSFAELLQKFNDTNLPKVEKKNLKKIKDDFVLRNFDGNNVPMNSWLKTFESECLRCEVVADEDKILILRLFLDGIAKEWFESKIITLGLDNSFEVWKINFLDSFCETGWHNHRQAYSFRYIGGSIVDYAFRKENLLLNIKNDFPIDILIDLIVTNLPIYIQDNINRADVTTMEKLVGELRKLESLVIKKKNKLETKPNFYQKSTIIPEEQKTTCQYCDRKGFPGRFHPEAICRLKQKDKKVTKENKSNDIKYINNIAIQETLNETVTEQKN, encoded by the coding sequence atgaattttacatcaatgagaatttgcatggctatagaagcaaacagtagtgatagtaagaaaaatgtatataaatttaagtggctgcagccaacagggtcccgtttttattatgaaatcccctttgaaaaacaacttcaaattgatcattctgaactatttcatctgaaaaaagtgaagaatatattagcatctatgaaaacaagaggatcctttagaacatgtactatagcattagaagacaatttgaaggagatttattttgattcagatggtgatgtggtttatcaaagtgagtacttacaacagaccttattaccagtgtatgagaagatagaaacagctgaacaatttccatcatttgctgagttgctccagaaatttaatgacacaaatttacctaaagttgaaaagaaaaatttaaaaaaaataaaagatgattttgtacttcgaaattttgatggaaataatgttccaatgaattcatggctcaagaccttcgaatcagaatgtttgcgatgtgaggtggttgctgatgaagacaagattttgattctacgtttgtttcttgatggaatagcaaaagaatggtttgaatcaaaaataataacattaggcttagataacagttttgaggtatggaaaattaattttttagatagtttttgtgaaacaggttggcataatcataggcaagcttattcttttaggtatataggtggtagtattgttgattatgcgtttcgtaaagaaaatttattgctaaatataaagaatgattttcccattgatatactaattgatttaattgtaacaaatttgccaatttatatacaagataatattaatagagctgacgttacaacaatggaaaaattggtaggtgaattacgaaaattggaaagtttagttataaaaaagaagaataaattggagacaaaaccaaatttttatcaaaaatctactataataccagaagaacagaaaactacttgtcaatattgtgatagaaaaggattccctgggaggtttcatccagaggcaatatgccgtttaaagcaaaaagataaaaaggtaacaaaagaaaacaaatcaaatgatattaaatatattaataatattgctatacaggagacattaaatgaaacagtaactgaacaaaaaaactag